Proteins found in one Nerophis ophidion isolate RoL-2023_Sa linkage group LG21, RoL_Noph_v1.0, whole genome shotgun sequence genomic segment:
- the LOC133539590 gene encoding mucin-2-like isoform X2: MQRDWTGRGMKQVQGNTAGSTTSGSDHPIIWASNTMAATSIKTTSLPTSTKPITTTSPTIITTSATTTKTVTSNRAVTTKTITQKPMTSSSTSSPNTRPGNAAPTSSPTDIAMISTTIAESMTSTSSLTHPWSYATTTIPPSTKMATTYIKTASLPTSTDPITTTGPRIVTTSATTTKTVASSSAVTTKTITPKPMTSPLTSSLNTSPGNTAATSSTPDNAMTSTTTAHAMTGTPNSPLNFPTTGPQNATATRKPTTIHTTANNRGFGLTESLLLLGVSLLPIIV, encoded by the coding sequence CAGGTTCAAGGAAACACAGCTGGCTCCACAACATCTGGATCAGACCATCCAATCATTTGGGCATCCAACACCATGGCAGCCACCTCCATCAAAACCACATCTTTGCCAACTTCCACCAAGCCCATCACAACTACGAGCCCTACGATCATTACTACGTCTGCAACCACCACCAAAACGGTCACCTCGAACAGAGCCGTGACGACAAAGACGATCACGCAAAAACCAATGACTTCATCCTCTACCTCCAGTCCTAACACTAGACCTGGCAACGCAGCTCCAACCTCATCGCCAACCGATATTGCGATGATCTCAACAACTATCGCAGAGTCCATGACCAGCACCAGCTCTCTGACTCACCCTTGGTCTTACGCCACtacaaccattccaccatccaccAAAATGGCGACCACTTATATCAAAACGGCATCTTTGCCAACTTCCACCGACCCGATCACAACTACAGGCCCTAGGATCGTTACAACGTCTGCAACCACCACCAAAACGGTCGCCTCGAGCAGTGCCGTAACGACAAAGACAATCACGCCAAAACCAATGACTTCACCCTTAACCTCCAGTCTTAACACTTCTCCAGGCAACACAGCTGCAACTTCATCGACACCTGATAACGCGATGACCTCAACAACCACGGCACACGCCATGACCGGCACCCCAAATTCTCCTTTGAACTTTCCTACAACCGGCCCTCAAAATGCCACGGCAACAAGAAAACCGACGACCATCCATACGACAGCAAACAACAGAGGCTTTGGACTCACAGAATCTTTGCTGTTATTGGGTGTGTCACTTCTTCCCATTATTGTCTAA
- the LOC133539590 gene encoding mucin-2-like isoform X1 has translation MHMNLGLGFCILALLSLTQQVQGNTAGSTTSGSDHPIIWASNTMAATSIKTTSLPTSTKPITTTSPTIITTSATTTKTVTSNRAVTTKTITQKPMTSSSTSSPNTRPGNAAPTSSPTDIAMISTTIAESMTSTSSLTHPWSYATTTIPPSTKMATTYIKTASLPTSTDPITTTGPRIVTTSATTTKTVASSSAVTTKTITPKPMTSPLTSSLNTSPGNTAATSSTPDNAMTSTTTAHAMTGTPNSPLNFPTTGPQNATATRKPTTIHTTANNRGFGLTESLLLLGVSLLPIIV, from the coding sequence CAGGTTCAAGGAAACACAGCTGGCTCCACAACATCTGGATCAGACCATCCAATCATTTGGGCATCCAACACCATGGCAGCCACCTCCATCAAAACCACATCTTTGCCAACTTCCACCAAGCCCATCACAACTACGAGCCCTACGATCATTACTACGTCTGCAACCACCACCAAAACGGTCACCTCGAACAGAGCCGTGACGACAAAGACGATCACGCAAAAACCAATGACTTCATCCTCTACCTCCAGTCCTAACACTAGACCTGGCAACGCAGCTCCAACCTCATCGCCAACCGATATTGCGATGATCTCAACAACTATCGCAGAGTCCATGACCAGCACCAGCTCTCTGACTCACCCTTGGTCTTACGCCACtacaaccattccaccatccaccAAAATGGCGACCACTTATATCAAAACGGCATCTTTGCCAACTTCCACCGACCCGATCACAACTACAGGCCCTAGGATCGTTACAACGTCTGCAACCACCACCAAAACGGTCGCCTCGAGCAGTGCCGTAACGACAAAGACAATCACGCCAAAACCAATGACTTCACCCTTAACCTCCAGTCTTAACACTTCTCCAGGCAACACAGCTGCAACTTCATCGACACCTGATAACGCGATGACCTCAACAACCACGGCACACGCCATGACCGGCACCCCAAATTCTCCTTTGAACTTTCCTACAACCGGCCCTCAAAATGCCACGGCAACAAGAAAACCGACGACCATCCATACGACAGCAAACAACAGAGGCTTTGGACTCACAGAATCTTTGCTGTTATTGGGTGTGTCACTTCTTCCCATTATTGTCTAA